Genomic window (Mycolicibacterium smegmatis):
TGATGACGACGTCCCTGCAACCGAACCGGCCCGCCTCGGTCGTCGCCACCGACACCACCGTTCGGTGGCTTGCGGTGTTCGCACTGGCGCTCGGTGGTTTCGGCATCGGGACCGCCGAGTTCGTCGCGATGGGCCTGCTGCCCGACATCGCGACCGGTTTCGGCATCACCGAGCCGACCGCGGGTCACGTCATATCGGCCTATGCCCTCGGCGTCGTGGTCGGTGCGCCGGTGCTCGCCGCGGTGACCGCCCGCGTGCCACGCCGGGTGTTGCTGCTCGGCCTCATGGCGGTGTTCACGCTCGGCAATGTCGCGAGCATGGTCGCGCCGTCGTACCCGACCCTCGTGGTCGCGCGCTTCGTCGCGGGCCTGCCGCACGGCGCGTACTTCGGTGTCGCCGCGCTCGCGGCCGCGCACCTGATGGGCCCCGCCAACCGCGCCAAGGCCGTCGCGCACGTGCTGTCCGGCCTGACGATCGCCACGGTCCTGGGCGTGCCGATGGCCTCGTGGCTCGGCCAGGCGCTCGGCTGGCGCAGCGCGTTCGGGCTCGTGGTGTTCGTCGGCGTGCTGACGCTGGCCGCACTGTGGTTCTGGCTGCCCGAACAGTTGCGCACCATGCACATCTCCAGCCCCCTGACCGAACTCGGCGCGCTGCGCCGCCCGCAGGTGTGGCTCGCGGTGCTCGTCGGCATGATCGGCTTCGGCGGCATGTTCGCCGTGTACACCTACATCAGCACCACGATGACCGACGTCGCCGGCCTGTCACGCGGGCTCGTGCCGCTCGCGCTCATGGTCTTCGGCTTCGGCATGGTGATCGGCAACCTGCTCGGCGGACGGTTGGCCGACCTCTCGGTGGTCCGCGCCCTGTACGTGTCGCTGGCAGCCCTCGGGATCTTGCTCGCGGTGTTCGTGGCGGCCTCGCATCATCCGTGGTCGGCGCTGCTGGTCCTGTTCGGCATCGGCGTCGCCGGTTCCGCGGTGGGCCCCGCGTTGCAGACGCGACTCATGGACGTCGCGCACGACGCGCAGACGCTCGCCGCCGCGCTCAACCACTCCGCGCTCAACATCGGCAATGCGACCGGTGCATGGGTCGGTGGGCTGGTGATCGCCGCGGGCTTCGGTTACACCGCACCAGCCGCCGCGGGTGCGGTGCTCGCGGTCGGCGGTCTGCTGGTGCTCACGCTGTCGGTCGCGGTGCAGCGCCGCTCGAAGACCTGAGCTCGACTATCTGAGCTGGTCCTCGCATCTGGAGGTCAACCCCGAGAAGTGCACGGCGGGCATGCCGTCGACCGTCGTGAAGTCGGTGCCCGGCGCCCACTCGGCACCAGGGGTGATCCATGGCGGCACGTCGTGCGGGTATGCGATGGTCAGGTCGGAGTAGAACCGCGCGTTCGCCGGGCACGTCGGGCTTTCCGACGGTTGCGGGTTCCAGGCATGCACCACAACGGGATTCAGCAGCCGCCTGCCCTCGGCACAGTTCGGCTGGCATTCGATCGCGTTGTCGACGCCGGTGCCGCGCGCTCCGTCCGGACCCCACTGGGTCCACGTCATCTCCTGCAGCACGCCGGTCTTGTCGCAGTTGTAGTCGAACACCTCGGGCCGCTGCGGCAGCGGATGCTCCGGGTCGTAGCACATGCCGATCGCGTACACCTCGTTCTCGGGGATCGTGCCGCTGTCGGGTGCCACGGGTTCCGCCGAGGCCGGCCCGGCCGACAACATCAGGGCGGCGACGGCCGCAGCGGTCACAGCCGAAGTCACAGCTGTCGACTCAGCGAAGTGGCGGGTCATGTGTCACTCCTCGTTGCGGCTCTCGTAACCACACTTACGGCTTTCCGGTCGACGGGGATGCTAGCAACCCGCCGGAGAGTACGCAGCACGTTCGAAAACTGCTGAGAAAAACATGTGAATTCGCGGAATTTTCTTCAGCCTTCCGAAATTGCAGTCAGTAGACGGTGATCGGGCGAGCGGGATTCCCGATCCGTCTGAAAAGAAGGGTTGGAAATGAGTTCGGAGAAGACGAAGAGATACACTCTCGGCGCCCTCGGGATGGGCGCCATTGCTTCGGCGGCCCTCTGTATGGCGGGCACCGCTTCGGCCGCACCGACAGAGCAGTCGGTGGAACAAACCGTGAAGAGCCTTCAGACCAGCGGCTATCACGTCATCGTCAACAAGACCGGCGCCGCTCCCCTGTCCAGTTGCAAGGTGGTCGGGGTCCGCCCGGGCCAGACGCACTCCACCAATGATTCGCGGGGCGGGGGCTCCATCAAAACCACGATCATCTCGCAGACCGTCTATGTCGACGTCGCCTGCTGATCGGGAATAACCACCGGCGTGCATTTGTTGCAGCAATTCAAACCGTAATGCGGTTTGACAGTAAATGACGCCAAACAATCGGCCGCACAATGTTGTGCGGCCGATTGTTTTGTTTTTCTATGTACCGGGTAACTTCCTGAGGCCCCAACCCGAACCTCAGGAGCCCGACCCGATGAGCACCGATACCCAAGACTCGGCGGACGCGCGAGCGAAGACGCCAGGACAACTCACCGGCGCGGTCGTGATCGTCGCACTCGTGTCCGCGGTGTCGGGCATGCTCTACGGCTACGACACGGGCATCATCTCCGGAGCCCTGCTCCAGATCACCAAGGACTTCTCGATCGCCGAGGCCTGGAAACAGGTGATCGCGGCGAGCATCCTTCTCGGCGCCGTCATCGGCGCGCTGGTGTGCAGGTCACCTGTCACAGAAACGGGGCCGCAAGGGCACACTGCTGATGCTGGCCGTGGTGTTCGTGATCGGCTCGCTGTGGTGCGCGATCTCCCCCAACCCGGTGCTGCTGTCGGTCGGTCGGTTGGTGTTGGGATTCGCGGTCGGCGGCGCCACACAGACCGCGCCGATGTACGTTGCGGAACTCTCGCCGCCGAAGTACCGCGGCCGGCTGGTGCTGTGTTTCCAGATCGCGATCGGCGTGGGCATCGTGATCGCGACGATAGTCGGTGCGTCCGAACACATTCCGTGGCGCTGGTCGATCGGCGCCGCGGCTGTCCCGGCCGCGATCATGCTGGTCCTGCTACTGCGCCTGCCGGAGAGCCCGCGCTGGCTGATCAAGGACGGCGATCCCGACAAGGCACGCGAGGTGCTCGAGCGGGTGCGGCCCGACGGTTACGACATCGACGGTGAACTCGACGAGATGACCACGCTGGTGCGCAAGGAGCAGACCGCGAAGACCCGCGGCTGGCCCGGCCTGCGCGCGGCCTGGGTACGGCCCGCACTCATACTCGGTTGCGGCATAGCGATTTTCACGCAACTCAGCGGTATCGAGATGATCATCTACTACTCGCCGACCATCCTCACCGACAACGGATTCTCCGAATCGGTGGCGCTTCAGGTCTCGGTCGCGCTCGGCGTGAGCTACCTGGTGGCGCAACTCGTGGGCCTGTCGATCATCGACAAGGTCGGGCGGCGCCGGCTCACGCTCATCATGATCCCGGGTGCGGCCGTGAGCCTGTTCGTGCTCGGCACGCTGTTCGCCACCGGCCACAGCGGCCGCGACTCGGTGCCGTTCATCGTCGCGTGCCTCGTGGTGTTCATGCTGTTCAACGCAGGCGGCCTGCAACTCATGGGTTGGCTGACCGGTTCGGAGACCTACCCGCTGGCGGTGCGTCCGGCTGGGACGGCCGCACAGTCGGCGGCCTTGTGGGGCACCAACCTGCTCATCACGCTGACCCTGCTGACGCTGATCAGCGGGATCGGCGTGGGGCCCGCGATGTGGCTCTACGGGCTGTTCAACGTCGCGGCATGGCTTTTCGTGTACTTCCGGATGCCCGACCTGACCGGCCGCAGCCTCGAGGAGATCGAGGGCAAGCTGCGCGACGGCAAGTTCCGCCCCGCCGACTTCGCGCGCTGAGGGCTCACGCCATACTCCAGGCATGACGCTGACGGTCGCCTCGATCGACATCGCCGATCCGGCCGCGGCCTGGGCACGGGCCGGTTTCACGGTCGACGACGGCGTGTGCCACGTCGGCGGGGTACGCATCCGGTTGGGTGCGGCGGGTACCGGGATCACCGGATGGGTGCTGCGGGGCGTACCCGAACGGGTGACCGATCTGGACGGCATCCCGACGTCGCCATCCGACGCACCACCGTCGCAGCCTGCGGCCCACGCCAACGGAGTCGTCTCGATCGACCACGTCGTGCTGCTGTCGCCGAACCTGACCCGTACGGTCGGCGCCCTCGCGGAGCTCGGCGAAGCGCCTCGCCGCGAACGCGACGGCGAGCTGGGCGGGCAGCCGATCCGCCAGATCTTCTTCCGGTTCGGCGAGGTGATCATCGAGGTGGTGGGTGCACCCGACGCCGTGGGCGACGGACCGTCGTCGCTGTGGGGCATCACGTACGTGGTCGACGACATCGACGCCACCGCAGCATTTTTCGGTGACAACGCGCTGCCGGTCAAAGATGCCGTACAGCCCGGCCGCCGGATCGCCACGCTACGTGGCGACCGGCTCGGGCTGAGCGTGCGCAGCGCGGTGATCTCAGCGCCCGCGCGTCGGTGGTGATCTCGACGCCCGCGCGTCGGGGATGATCTTGACGCCCGCGCGTCGGTGAACCACCGGCACCACGCCGTTGCCTATCCTCTGAGCGTGAGCCAGGATCCCGTCATCATCCACACCGACGGCGGCTGCCGCCCCAACCCGGGCCCCGGCGGCTGGGGTGCGGTGCTACGGCACCGCGAGCACGTCCGCGAGATGTTCGGCGGCGAAGCGGCCGTGACCAGCAACAACCGCATGGAGCTGACGGCCCCGATCATGGCGCTCGAGGCCTTGACCCGGCCCGTCACGGTGCACCTGTACACCGACAGCACCTACGTGCGCAACGGCATCACCAAGTGGGTGCTGGGCTGGGAGCGCAACGGCTGGATGACCGCAGCCAAGCAGCCCGTGAAGAATGTCGACCTGTGGCAGCGCCTGCAGGCCGCGTGCGCGCGCCACCAGGTCGAGTGGTTCTGGGTGAAGGGGCACTCGGGCATCGGCGACAACGAGCTGGCCGACGAACTCGCGACCCGCGGACTGCAGGAGGCAGTGGGCCTCACCACCAGTAGTGCGGGTACTTCGCTCCGTTGAGCTTGTTGCCCGCCAGGCCGACCACCACGAGGATCACCGCGGCCGTGCCGACCAGGACGACGAACTCCCAGCGCGGGATCTCGGGCACCACGGCGATCATCGCGGTCGCCGCGGCCGGTGAGTGAGACATCCTGAGCAGCTTCATCATTCCGAGTGCCAGTGCGCCGGCCACCGCACCGGCCCACAACGCGTCGAGAGCCGTCATACCGACCATCACACCGACGATCGCCGACATCACGTGGCCGCCGATGACGTTGCGAGGCTGCGACAGGGGGAAGTGCGCGCCTCCGACAACGAGCGCCGCGCTGGCCGCCAGCGGCGGGATCAACCACGGGTCGTGCGTGATCGCCGTCAGCGACGCGATGATGGCGAGCGCCACCAGACTCACGATGGTCTCGACCACGATGACGCTCAACCGCTGACGTGGCGGGGCAGCGCTGCGGAACCAACTGGATCGACTCGGTCCCGACGTCCCGGATGTCTCGGCATCGAGCAACTCGACCGAAGTCACCGACGGCTCCGTCACAGGACCTCCCCGAATGAGAAACGCACTTTCGGGAGGCTAACGGCCCCAACGATGTTAACGGAATGTTAAGCCGGTTATCGCGTCATACATTCTGGTTATCAAGGCCCGCAACGCATTTGCTGGCGCGTCGCCGAAGGGTGATCGACACCGGTTATCGCCCGTGGTCGGACCCGGTGCGCCGGCGTCCCTTGGTCAACTGCACGGGGTCGATCTCGGTGTTCGGCCCCTCGCGGAACATGCTGCCGTCGCGGCGATGCGCTCAGCCGTCCCCCGATGACAGTTCGCGCCCGCGGAATGTGGCGCGGTACGCGCTCGGCGTCACGCCCAT
Coding sequences:
- a CDS encoding MFS transporter, producing MTTSLQPNRPASVVATDTTVRWLAVFALALGGFGIGTAEFVAMGLLPDIATGFGITEPTAGHVISAYALGVVVGAPVLAAVTARVPRRVLLLGLMAVFTLGNVASMVAPSYPTLVVARFVAGLPHGAYFGVAALAAAHLMGPANRAKAVAHVLSGLTIATVLGVPMASWLGQALGWRSAFGLVVFVGVLTLAALWFWLPEQLRTMHISSPLTELGALRRPQVWLAVLVGMIGFGGMFAVYTYISTTMTDVAGLSRGLVPLALMVFGFGMVIGNLLGGRLADLSVVRALYVSLAALGILLAVFVAASHHPWSALLVLFGIGVAGSAVGPALQTRLMDVAHDAQTLAAALNHSALNIGNATGAWVGGLVIAAGFGYTAPAAAGAVLAVGGLLVLTLSVAVQRRSKT
- a CDS encoding VOC family protein, with product MTLTVASIDIADPAAAWARAGFTVDDGVCHVGGVRIRLGAAGTGITGWVLRGVPERVTDLDGIPTSPSDAPPSQPAAHANGVVSIDHVVLLSPNLTRTVGALAELGEAPRRERDGELGGQPIRQIFFRFGEVIIEVVGAPDAVGDGPSSLWGITYVVDDIDATAAFFGDNALPVKDAVQPGRRIATLRGDRLGLSVRSAVISAPARRW
- a CDS encoding HPP family protein, yielding MTSVELLDAETSGTSGPSRSSWFRSAAPPRQRLSVIVVETIVSLVALAIIASLTAITHDPWLIPPLAASAALVVGGAHFPLSQPRNVIGGHVMSAIVGVMVGMTALDALWAGAVAGALALGMMKLLRMSHSPAAATAMIAVVPEIPRWEFVVLVGTAAVILVVVGLAGNKLNGAKYPHYWW
- the rnhA gene encoding ribonuclease HI, producing MSQDPVIIHTDGGCRPNPGPGGWGAVLRHREHVREMFGGEAAVTSNNRMELTAPIMALEALTRPVTVHLYTDSTYVRNGITKWVLGWERNGWMTAAKQPVKNVDLWQRLQAACARHQVEWFWVKGHSGIGDNELADELATRGLQEAVGLTTSSAGTSLR